One region of Colius striatus isolate bColStr4 chromosome 4, bColStr4.1.hap1, whole genome shotgun sequence genomic DNA includes:
- the CEBPD gene encoding CCAAT/enhancer-binding protein delta, translating into MSAAALYSLDSPACYKSWCPEPANFYDAKVGSGGGPGAACKPGGRGGCGMSGEEAGGGAGGSGTNLAELSAAAPAMYEDESAIDFSSYIDSMSAVPNLELCNDELFADLFNSNHKPERGGDYGEYLPPGGGAGRDPAKDLGAAMTTLLGAEPRTASSSSSSSSSSSSSRGALKQEPDWSDSDLSSSLLPSQIATCAQTIMNLSGQPTPPTSPEPPGSSSPSSCSTRSPGPAAVPGSVSVPGSVSAPPPAAPGGKERGGKKCVDRFSPEYRQRRERNNIAVRKSRDKAKRRNQEMQQKLLELSAENEKLHKKIEQLTRDLTSLRHFFKQLPGASFLQPGSGTDCR; encoded by the coding sequence ATGAGTGCCGCCGCTCTCTACAGCCTGGACTCGCCGGCATGTTATAAGAGCTGGTGCCCGGAGCCCGCCAACTTCTACGACGCTAAGGTGGGCAGCGGCGGCGGACCGGGGGCCGCCTGCAAGCCAGGGggccgcggcggctgcgggaTGAGCGGCGAGGAggcggggggcggcgcggggggcaGCGGCACCAACCTGGCGGAGCTcagcgccgccgccccggccaTGTACGAGGACGAGAGCGCCATCGATTTTAGTTCCTACATTGACTCTATGTCGGCCGTGCCCAACCTGGAGCTCTGCAACGACGAGCTCTTCGCCGACCTCTTCAACAGCAACCACAAGCCCGAGCGGGGCGGGGACTACGGCGAGTACTTGCCgccgggcggcggcgccggCCGCGACCCCGCCAAGGACCTCGGCGCTGCCATGACCACCCTGCTGGGCGCCGAGCCCCGcaccgcctcctcctcctcctcctcctcttcctcctcctcctcctcccgcggCGCCCTGAAGCAGGAGCCGGACTGGAGCGACAGCGACCTCTCCTCCTCGCTGCTGCCCTCCCAGATCGCCACCTGCGCCCAGACCATCATGAACCTGAGCGGGCAGCCCACGCCGCCCACCTCCCCCGAGCCGccgggcagcagctccccgtcCAGCTGCAGCACTCGCtccccgggccccgccgccgtGCCCGGGTCCGTGTCCGTGCCCGGGTCCGTgtccgccccgccgcccgcggcCCCTGGCGGGAAGGAGCGCGGCGGCAAGAAGTGCGTGGACAGGTTTAGCCCCGAGTACCGGCAGCGCCGGGAGCGCAACAACATCGCCGTGCGCAAGAGCCGCGACAAGGCGAAGCGGCGCAACCAGGAGATGCAGCAAAAGCTGCTGGAGCTCTCGGCCGAGAACGAGAAGCTGCACAAGAAGATCGAGCAGCTCACCCGGGACTTGACCAGCCTCCGGCACTTCTTCAAGCAGTTGCCCGGCGCCTCcttcctgcagcctggctcAGGCACCGACTGCCGGTAA